TCATAAGTCACATTAACTCCATTCACCTTCACATCGCTCTTAAAGCCGATAGTCGGATTTGCATCCAATGTATATTGTGCCGTCTTATTGAAGAGTGCTTTCAACTCGTCAGTAAGAGCAATGTCAGCAGTATTATTAGGAGCAGCATTTACAGTCCATTTCACTGTACCCAAAGCTACAGGTTCAGCCTGATACTTAAATGTGATCTCTAATTTAGGAGCATTTGCCAAATTAATCACCGTTCCATCCGTTTTCAGATATTCTACTTTAAGAGTAGCCGTTCCTGCTTCTTTAGCAGTAATGGTGGATCCTGTCAACGTAATATCTTTTGCTTCCAATTCAGTTGGTTTAGTAGCATCCAGAGCCAAAGAATACTTACAATCAACAACTTTATCAGCACCAGTCATCAATCCATTCAAATCATACGCTTTATTAATGATTGCTTCCGCGATAGCATCATTCAAAGTTGGAGCTGACTGATCTACATTAATTGTCACATCATACTTAGAAATAATTTCATTTCCAAAAGGATCATGAGTAGTAAGAGCATAAGAACCTTTAGTAGGAATCTTTGCCAAATCAAAGTTTTCAGCATCCTTATTGAAAGTGACATTCATATCATAAACACCTTTATTAGCTGTTTTATCACCAGCAGCACGAGATAAAGGTTTTTCAGTCATATTTTCCTGAATACTTCCTTTAAGAATTTGGAAGAACTGATTATCTTTAGAGTCTGTTAAACCTATATTATAAAGTTGTACATTTACATCTGCCGGATTAATCAAAGCTTGCATTTTAGATGCCCCAGAAGCGACAAGAACTTCATTTGCTTCATACTTATGACCATTAAAATCAACCTTAGTATTTGTTTTTTCCGCAATATAATGTAATAGTACTTCCAAGTGTCAGTTTTGCATTAGCATCTACACTAACAGCATCCATGCTAACAATAGAACCTGCTTTAGGAAGTGTTACAGAAGATTCAGCATAAGTACCGTCAGACTTCAATTCACGTACATAAAGTTTCCAGATCAAAGGATTACCAGTAACTTCAGTAATATAAATAGTTGCATTAGCTACTATACCTGTAGAATCCCATTTTCCTGTTTCTGTGTTATAAACTTCCCAGCATCCGGTAGTAGAACTAATACGAGGAGATTTTCCGTTTACTCCATCCTTACCGTTTACTCCATCTTTGCCATCTTCTCCCTTAAGACCAACAGCAGATTTGCCAGAATCTATTCCATCAAAAAACCAATTGTTATTAGCACCAATAGTAACTACAGTACCATTCTTTCCATCTTTTCCATTAGTACCGTTAGTTCCATTCGTACCGTTAATGATAGAATAAAACTTTCCATCATCAAACGTGATCTTGAAACCTCCAGCAACATCTTCAACGGATTTAACCCATTTGCCTTCATTCACAAATTTCTGTAGATCGACAATGCTAGCTTTGTTTGCGTCAATCTGTGTTTGCAGATTGTCGATGTCATCATCGTAGTCTTTACAACCTACATAGGTGACAGTAGAAAGTGCCAGCGCCCCGAAGAACATCACTTTTACAAATTTTCTTTTCATAACTACTTAAAAATTACATTAATAATATATTATTAAACACTAAGTTTCAATAATAGACAGCCCGTTACTTCGTAGGTAACGGGAAAACCTTTGTCCTGCTCTTTTAGAGTAGTCAATACTGAAAAATGATACGATATGCGATGAAACATTTTTACCCCTGCTTCTGATAAGCGGCAGAGGGGAGGGAAATCTATTGCAAAATTTAGAAGTTAACAAAGCCCTAATACAAAGAATCCGCGTGTTTTAACTGTCTTGTTCTTGTTTTGTGTAGTTTATTAGAAAAAATGTGTGATTTAGTTTGGTTGTTTTAAGAAATATGCTCATATTTGCACCGGAATTCATTCCCGTTACCTACGAAGTAACAGAATAGTTTTCAGGCATTTACGCCACCAACAGCACGTTTCACAAAATCAAGTACTTGTTTATTTGCTTCATCTATTTTCTTATCCTGAAAAGGCTTCAGATAAGTCTCAGTCACCGTGATAGATGAATGCCCCATCGCTTCGGAGATAACACCCGGATGGATTTCACAATAATAAGCTGTCGTAGCCCAAGTGTGGCGGGCGGTGTATGAGCTTAGTTTATCTCCCAATCCCAGTAATTCTCCCAATAACATCAATCGCTGGTTAAAGCTGCGCAATGCTAACTGATATTCACGATAGGCTTCCTTTGTCCCTTCACGGCTTTTCAAAAACGAAAACAAATAAGGCGAAGAAGAGTCACGGTTCATGTATTTCTTTATCAGAATCATTGCTTCTGAAGTCAGTGTCACCGACAAAGAACGCCCTGTTTTACGTCTGCGATATGTTATCACATTATCCCGCAAATCAATCTTGCGCAAATAGGCAAGATCGACAAACGGCATACCACGAAGCAAAAACATCAGAATGAACAACTCTTGAGCCTGACGTACAGGCAATGATACTCCCGCCTTCCGGGACAAATTAACAAAGACCTTCTTCATATCATCATCAGTCAGGGCACGTTTATGATCGGCACGCGTCCCGGTGTAAACGGAACGAAACAGATACGGAATATAAGGAGCTTTCCGAAGATTGACCGCACGATTGTAAACTGCACGGAAGGTACGCATATAGGTGGAAACTGTGTTCCAGCTACACCCACGACAACGAAGATGAACTTCGAATCCCTTCAACCACTCCGAAGTCACTTCACTAAAGACAAAGTCGCTTTTCCCACGATAAGCAATGATGGCATTCAGACTGCTACGATAGACGTGCGCAGTACCAAAGTTTCCCTCCACCTGTAACCCGTTGGCTACTTGCTTCATAAATGTTAATACTTTCAACATCTCACTTTTTATTAATAAATTTGATTATAAATATACGAAGTATTCTTGGCATCAAGAATACAAATAGAGAAACAAAATATAAAGTTCGGATGTTTTTATAAATATTACTTTATAGAATAGATTAATTACACAGAGAATATCAATAAGCAGAAAAAAGAATATCTTTTAGACAAAGAATCGCTTTCCCTTACCCGGGAAAGCGATTCTTACATTTATGGTTTCAAGCATTTTTTCACATAACATACTTATCATAGAAATCAGCAATATCCATCACTTCAATATCTGACTTATTATTCATCAATCGTCTTATCCTATTTCTGCATTGCTCTACCTTCTTAGTTTGAAATAATAAAATGATTTTCTCATGAATGGGTAGATGAGCATAGAACAAAGGTTTGGTATAGACTAACTTAGCTTTTATATCTTGAACAAAAGATGAATTCAGTTCATTAGTTTCCACTCTGAACTTAGCATCTGCCAAAAGCATTCTCTTATTATTGAGTAATGCCACAAAATCCATTGTGCTATTCAAGCAACGACGTTGCTTCTTCGCCTGTTCTATTTCCCATCGGTCAACATCAATCACCAAAATACTCCTTTTGCAATCAGGTATCTTCTTTGAAGCTCCCTCACGAATTAATAAATCAGTCAAACTAACATAAAAAGCAGAGAACTGCTTCATGAATTCCTCAGAAAAACAATAAGAGTCTATCGAAAGGCACTTACATTGCAACTTATTCGAAAACTCCATACTCGTCAATCTTTTCAAAGGATTTATTAAATGATTTAAAAATCGGGTCTATGTCAAGACCTAAAGCACGATAAGTATATTCATAAGGAGTTTCTTCCGAATCCTCGGCTAAATAAAAGTTTAAGCTATCTTGAACTTCCTCTTTGGCAGCAATATACCGAATAGCACTTATCATATCCGTGCTATGGCTTGCTATAAAAAATTTGACTCCAATTTCTTTATGAAGCAATACAATCATCCGTGCATACTCAACTATCCATTGGGGATGCAAATGTGCTTCCGGTTCATCTATAATAAGTAACGTATCTTTTTGAAGGAAGCCGTTCTTTAATAATAGTTGTAAAATAGAGAATGATTTTACTCCTGTAGCACAATCTTTCAAATCAAAGATTTTTCCATCACTTCTTTTATAAGACAATTTAGAATTACGAACGTCATCTTCTTCTACAAGAGATTCACCTTCCATTATTTGGGTAATATTCTTATATAAAGGAACTTTTTTCCCTATTTGAGAATTATCATTCAACAAAGTCGCTAACTTCTCCCAATAATCTTTACCACCAATAAGTTGGCTTCCTGCTATCATTGGGGTATCAATATAGGCAACCTTTCTTATATAATGAAGTAGAGGAACAGACTGCGTATTCTCACCTACAAAAGAAACCCCATATTCCCGAATCGTCCATTTCTGAGGATATACACCTTTCAAATAGAAATCTAGATAATAGTACAGTAAAAAATATCGTCGTTTTTCTTTATCCCTTAATGCACAATCAAATAATTCTTCAACATCTTTATAAAATAGTCTCAACAATTTATCTAAATCATCTAATGAATCATCAAACATATTTTTAATAATTCGAACAATACGTCTAAAAGAATTCATTATATTCTCATCGTTCTTGTCGTATGCATTATCTCTATAAGATAGAAAACTTGCAAACAAATTCTCTACATATTGCAGATATTTCTTTTTATCTATAACAGAAACATGACGTAAAATAATAGAATCGACAAATGTAAGACCATTTACTTCTCTTTCTATTTGCCTTAAAACTTCAACATAACGAAGCAATTCATCATTTAAAATAGAATCTACTATTTCATCAAAATGATTCGCATAATAAAACGAATAGTACAACAGTTGTGACAAGCTACTTTTTCCACAACCATTAATACCAGATACTACCGTTATCCCATTCAATGTTATATCAGCTTTCTTTACAGCCTTGAAATTCTCTACAGACAATTCTACTATTTTATCCATATAGATATGTTTTACTTCTATATCACAGTGATATGCAAAGATAACAAACAAAAGTAGAATCTTTAAAGTTTTAGGGAAGTTAATAACAAAAAAGTCGCTTCCGGAAATCCGAAAGCGACTTTTATATTCATTCAAAGGAAACCGGAATTACATCATTCCGCCCATACCTCCCATTCCGGGAGCGCCCATCGGCATTTCAGGTTTGTCTTCCTTCTTTTCTACGATAACACATTCAGTAGTCAGGAACATACCAGCGATAGAAGCTGCATTTTCCAAAGCTACACGGGCAACCTTAGCAGGGTCTACCACACCGGCAGCGTGCAAGTTTTCGTAAACGTCCGTGCGGGCATTGTAACCGAAATCACCTTTTCCTTCACGTACTTTCTGAACAACTACCGCACCTTCTTTACCAGCGTTGGCAACAATTTCGCGAAGCGGTTCTTCGATGGCACGTTTGATGATACCAATACCAGTTGTTTCATCGGCATTGTCACCCTTCATTCCTTCCAAAGAGTCGATAGCACGAATGTAAGCTACACCACCGCCCGGGATGATACCCTCTTCGATAGCAGCACGAGTTGCACGCAATGCATCGTCTACGCGGTCTTTCTTTTCTTTCATTTCCACTTCAGAAGCAGCACCTACGTAAAGAACAGCTACACCACCTGACAATTTAGCCAGACGTTCCTGCAATTTCTCACGGTCATAGTCAGACTTGGTTGCAACGATTTGAGCCTTGATTTGCTCGCAACGTTCTTTGATGCTATCCTTGTTGCCGGCACCGTTTACGATAGTAGTATTATCCTTAGAAACAGTTACCTTGTCGGCAGTACCCAACATTTCGATAGTAGCTTGTTCCAGTTTCAGGCCTTTTTCTTCGCTGATAACAACACCACCTGTCAGGATAGCGATATCTTCAAGCATTTCTTTACGACGGTCGCCGAAGCCCGGAGCTTTCACTGCACAAATCTTCAACTGAGAACGCAGACGATTTACTACCAAAGTAGTCAACGCTTCGCTATCTACATCTTCTGCGATTACCAACAGAGGACGACCAGTCTGTACAGCCGGTTCGAGGATAGGCAAGAAATCTTTCAGGTTAGAAATCTTCTTGTCGTAAATCAGGATGTAAGGTTTCTCCATCTCACATTCCATCTTTTCCGTATTAGTCACGAAATAAGCCGACAGATAACCACGGTCGAACTGCATACCTTCTACTACACCGATAGTAGTGTCAGTACCTTTCGCTTCTTCGATAGTGATAACACCATCTTTAGAAACTTTACGCATAGCGTCAGCAATCAATTTACCGATTACCGGGTCGTTGTTTGCAGATACGGTAGCAACCTGTTCGATTTTGTCATAGTTGTCACCTACAGTTTCAGCCTGATTCTTAATAGATTCTACCACTTTGACAACAGCCTTGTCAATACCACGTTTGATATCCATCGGGCTGGCACCGGCAGTTACATTCTTCAAGCCTTCAGCTACGATAGCTTGAGCGAGAACGGTTGCAGTTGTTGTACCGTCACCGGCATCGTCACCTGTTTTGGAAGCAACTTCTTTTACCAACTGTGCACCGGTATTCTGGTAAGCGTCTGCCAATTCGATTTCTTTTGCTACTGTCACACCGTCTTTTGTGATGTGAGGAGCACCAAATTTCTTCTCGATGATAACGTTACGTCCTTTCGGGCCGAGAGTTACTTTTACTGCATTTGCCAAAGCATCAACACCTTTTTTCAATTGGTCGCGGGCGTCGATATTGAATAATATTTCTTTTGCCATCTCTTTATTTACTATTTAAAGATTTATGATTTACTATTATTAATTAACCCAAAACAGCGAGAACATCGCTCTGACGCATGATAAGATATTTAGTACCTTCAACGTCAAGTTCTGTTCCGGCATATTTACCATAAAGAACCGTATCGCCTACTTTCAATACCATTTCTTCGTCTTTCGTACCGTGACCTACTGCCACAACTTCACCCTTCAAAGGTTTTTCTTTTGCTGTATCAGGGATAATGATACCACCAATTGTTTTTTCTTCTGCAGGTGCAGGGAGAATAAGCACTCTGTCTGCTAATGGTTTAATGTTCATAGTTACTTTTTTATATTTTAGTTATACATTTATATGGTAGATGTTATCCGTCTTTTTCAGGCGGAACGCTAAAGACATTGCGAAAAGCGTGCCAAAGTAGATAAATGATTCTTTGTCAGAAATTGACTGACAAAATGACTGACAACCCATACCTTATGGCAAAAAAGTATATTTGTTCTATACTTTTTAAACAAAATAAAAGGTTTATTCCTTATAATGACGTATATTCGTAAACAGACCATTTAATGCATTGTACTAATAATATGAATAAAATAGCATCCGGCATATTTATCGCCTCTTGCATCTTCTGCTCCTGTAATTCGCGTACAGGAGAGATTTCGTCTGCCGAAATCCAGCCATCGGATTCATTAATGCAGGACACGATTACTGAAACCGCCGCTAAACCTGTCGTTGAAAAGCTGACAGGGGAGCAGATACATATCACCAAAGATTTACTCTATGACAAATACACACTGGATGACACCTATCCTTATAAAGATACTACCCGACAGTTTCAATGGGATAAAATAAAAGAACGGCTGGCCTTGCTTGAGAATATACAGCTACAACCCACCACATGGGCTATTCTTCAGAACTATAAGAACAGGAACGGGGAAGCTCCCCTTGTAAGGAATTTCAAGAGAAATGCTTACGGACGGGTGGCAGATACTCTCGGAGTAGAACGCTACCAATCCGTTCCCCTCTATCTACTGACGGACACACTCGTTCCCGAGCGTTACGGACAGGACGGTGAACTGACCCGTTTTATAGAAGACGGAGAAAAGTTTGTCAAAGCGGAGCCGATATTTACGGGAGATGAATGGATGATTCCCAAGAAATATGTCAAGGTTATCGGAGATACGATTGTTTTCAACAATGCTGTTTTCGTAGACCGGCACAATCAGAATATCACCTCTCTTGAACGCAGCGGAAAAGGGGAATGGATAGTGCGCAGCATGAATCCCTCCACTACCGGACGCCACCTTCCGCCGTATGCGCAGGAGACTCCTTTAGGTATGTTTGTATTACAGGAAAAGAAAGTCAAAATGGTATTTCTCAAAGACGGTTCGAAAGAGACAGGCGGTTATGCGCCTTATGCCAGTCGTTTCACAGATGGGGCCTATATTCATGGAGTACCTGTCAATGCGCCGCGCAAGACGCTGATAGAATACAGTCCGTCATTGGGAACGACACCCCGCTCGCATATGTGTGTGCGAAATGCAACCTCGCACGCCAAATTCATTTATGACTGGGCGCCCGTGAATGAGACTGTTGTTTTTGTATTGGAATAATTGGAGCTTTTTCCGTATGCATTCGGGTTAATCAATCTTTGTACATTAATAGGCTAATTCTATTTTAACTTATAGAAGCATCTCCAAAAAAATAATTTTATGATTTTACCCTCACACCCTCATAAATCATCTCAAAGTCTTTATTCATCGGCATTCCAGCTATGAGAGCAGGCTATAATAGCACCCTGAGAGTAAAAGTTACCCTCATACCCATTCGAACGAATACCAAGATGCTAATACCTGAAACACAAGGTATTAACAGTTATTCCTTCAAGCATTAACACCCTAAACTTCAACCATTAATAGTTGAGAAACCAGGTATTAACACATAAAAAGTGATGTAAAATGACTGATAAACGGAGTAATGCTACTTAAAGTTACAGGTTGAACGAGATAATAGGTACAGGTGAAGTTATTGTAATCTATTCCATTATAAGACCAAATCTACACAGAAAATATCTGTTTATACAGGCAGACAATCTGTAGCCCACGTGCAAACAGAAGTTTCAACAAGGGAAAGTTTCAGTTTCGTGCCTTGAAACTTTAGTTTCCAACCCTTGAAACTTTAGTTTCAAAGGCTTGAAACTAACTGTTTCAAGGGTAGAAACAAAGTGTTTCATTACTTGAAACAAAGTGTTTCTCACCGTGAAACCAACTGTTTCAAGCCATGAAAAAGTCCGAGCAAAGGATGCCACACAGTGATTGCTTACGTGTTCTATGTGTGAGTACCTTGAATATTCGTAAAATTGGTATGAGAGTAACTTTTACTATCAGGGTGCAACCGCAGCCTGCCCTCATAGTTGTAACACCGATGAATAAAGGGGTTTGGTGAATCTATGAGGGTATGAGGGTAAAATCATAAAATTATTTTTTGGGGAGATGCTATATGATGATTTTAAATTATAAACCAGCCATATATTTCCAAAGCGGAGCGGCATTCAGTGACTGCATGATTTCATTATTTTCGAGTAGGCTCCTTACCTCTTCCAAGGTGAGCAAATGAACGGAAAGGTCTTCGGTATCTTCCAGATGCTGATGGTCTATCAATTCCACATCTGTGGCAAGAAAGCAATGTGTCAGGTTGGTGTGAGTGCTCGGATTGGCGGAAACCACCATATATTCCTGCCAGTTTCCTTTTCCATAGCCCGTTTCCTCCCACAGTTCACGCTGGGCGGACACTAATGGCGAAGCATCTTCGGTTTCACACACACCGGCACAAAGTTCATAACAGGTTCGCTGGATTCCAGGACGGTACTGGCGGACAAATACAAATTTGCCTTCTTTCGTGATGGCAATCGTATTCACCCAGTCGGGATATTCCAAAATGTAATATTCGGGGATATGGTTTCCGTTGGGAAGCAACATATCTTCACAGCGTACAGTCAGCCATGGACGGCGAAATAGATACTTGCTACTTACCGTTTTCCAGGCTTTATTCTTTTCTTCCATAAGGTTTCGTTTTTATTCCGACAAAAATAATGATTTTCACCGGAATACCGCACCTTTTTCTGTTTTCTATCTTTTATTCGTCTATGTCGATACAGGTAATCTCTATCCCCTGTATTTGTTCCAGGTATTTCTTGGTCGAACTAACCAGAGAACTTCCCATATAGAATAAAAACATCAAGCTGATAATAACCATCAGCGCACCAATCATTGCAAACCTGCTGCGTTGTTCAAAAATACTGCTGTTCATACCTCTATCTCCTCTCCTTTTTTGTCTACTACAAAGATAACACGCGACGGGCTACAAAAAAATGACAAGAATGTTACAAAAGACTTAAATATTGAAATTCTGTTCGTATCTTTGCACCAGCTAACTAACAACCTCTTTATTACAATATGGCATTTACGAATAATATTATGATTGTCCGGCACAAATTGCTGGCTGACCTTGTTAGACTCTGGAAAAACGACCAGTTAGTAGAAAAGATAGACCGACTCCCGATTGAGCTGAGTCCGCGGAAATCAAAACCGCTGGGACGTTGCTGCGTACACAAAGAACGGGCGGTGTGGAGATACAAGACTTTTCCGCTGATGGGACTGGACATGACAGACGAACACGACGAAGTGACTCCGCTTTCCGATTACGCACGCATGGCGTTGAGCCGTCCCGAACCGGACAAGGAAAATATCATGTGCGTCATTGACGAAGCATGTTCTTCCTGCGTACAAATCAATTATGAAATTACGAACCTTTGCCGCGGATGTGTAGCCCGCAGTTGCTACATGAACTGCCCGAAGGACGCGATACGATTCAAGAAAAACGGTCAGGCCATGATTGACCATGACACATGTATCAGTTGCGGCATTTGTCACAAAAGCTGTCCTTATCATGCCATTGTGTATATCCCTGTGCCTTGCGAAGAATCTTGCCCGGTAAAGGCTATCAGCAAAGACGAGAATGGTACAGAATACATTGACGAAAGTAAATGTATCTATTGCGGTAAGTGTATGAATGCTTGCCCGTTCGGTGCTATCTTTGAGATTTCACAGACTTTCGATGTATTGCAACGGATTCGGAAAGGAGAAAAGATGGTCGCCATCATTGCTCCGTCTATTCTCGGACAGTTCAAGACTTCCATCGGACAGGTATATGGCGCTTTTAAAGAAATAGGATTCACTGATGTAATAGAGGTAGCCGAAGGCGCCATGTCGACTACCAGCAACGAAGCCCATGAATTGCTGGAGAAACTGGCAGAGGGACAGAGTTTCATGACTACCTCCTGTTGCCCTTCTTATATAGAATTGGTGGAGAAACATATTCCGGGTATGAAACCCTATGTATCCACCACCGGCTCACCGATGTATTATGCGGCACGGATTGCCAAAGAGAAGCATCCGGATGCAAAAATCGTATTCGTCGGCCCTTGCGTAGCTAAACGCAAAGAGGTACGTCGCGATGAAGCCGTGGATTACATTCTGACATTTGAAGAGGTAGGTTCTATCCTCGACGGACTGGGTATTCAGTTGGAGCAGGTGCAGGAGTTTTCCGTATTGCATACTTCCGTCCGCGAAGCACACGGTTTTGCCCAGGCAGGCGGTGTGATGGGAGCGGTCAAGGCTTATCTGAAAGAGGAAGCGGAGAAAATTAATGCGATACAGGTATCGGACATTAACAAGAAGAATATAGCTCTGCTACGTGCTTGTGCCAAGACAGGAAAAGCTGCCGGGCAGTTTATTGAAGTGATGGCTTGCGAAGGTGGATGTATCACCGGCCCAAGTACGCACAATGACATTGTTTCAGGACGTCGCCAACTGGCACAGGAGCTTCTCAAACGGAAAGAGAGCTATGAAACAATGGATAGATAAATTACGGAAGGAAAGAACGCTCCGGCAGGAAGAATTCCGGCAACTGTTGACTGGATGTGACGCAGAAACCCTGCGCTACATCAACCGACAGGCGCGGGAAGTGAGCCTGCTTCACTTCGGAAACAAGATTTATATCCGTGGCCTGATTGAAGTCAGCAACTGCTGCCGGAATAATTGTTATTATTGCGGTATCCGAAAAGGGAATCCGGCTATCGAGCGTTACCGGTTGACCGGGGAAAGTATCCTGGATTGCTGTAAGCAAGGTTATGACTTGGGGTTCCGTACTTTTGTATTGCAAGGCGGAGAAGACCCTGCTCTGACGGACGACCGGATAGAAAAAACAGTCTCTGCCATCCGTCGGAATTATCCGGATTGCGCTATCACCCTGTCGCTTGGTGAAAAGCCGCGCGACGTGTACGAACGTTTCTTCCGGGCAGGCGCTAACCGCTATCTGCTCCGTCACGAAACCCACAACGAACAGCATTACCAACGACTGCACCCGGCAGAAATGTCCGGCAAACGACGTTTGCAATGTTTGCAGGATTTAAAGGATATCGGTTATCAGACGGGAACAGGAATCATGGTCGGCAGCCCCGGACAAACGGTGGAGCATATCATCGAAGATATTCTGTTTATAGAAAGACTTCGTCCTGAAATGATTGGTATCGGCCCTTTCCTGCCCCACTATGACACGCCTTTTGCCGAATATCCCGGCGGCACGGTGGAGCAGACCCTTCTTTTATTATCCATCTTCCGCCTGATGCATCCGTCCGCACTGATTCCGGCAACAACGGCTTTGGCCACGCTGACTCCTGACGGCAGGGAACGGGGTATATTGGCAGGAGCGAATGTAGTCATGCCCAATCTGTCCCCCCGGGAAGAACGGAAGAAATATGAATTATACAATGACAAGGCTTCACTCGGAGCTGAATCCGCCGAAGGACTGGCCGTGCTGCAAAAGCAACTGAACGCCATCGGCTACGAGATTTCCACCGAAAGAGGAGACTTTAATACAATAGAATTATGATGTACCAAGCAGATTCATCAAAAGCAGAAGAGTTTATCCACCACGAAGAGATTCTGGATACACTGGAATACGCACAAAACAACAAGGATAACCGTGTACTGATTGAACAACTTATTGAAAAGGCTGCCCTGTGCAAGGGACTGACCCACCGTGAGGCAGCCGTCCTGCTGGAATGCGACCAACCTGACCTGATAGAACGTATCTTTCATCTCGCCAAAGAAATCAAACAGAAGTTTTACGGCAACCGCATCGTGATGTTCGCACCGCTTTATTTGTCGAATTATTGCGTAAACGGTTGTATATATTGCCCGTATCATGCCAGGAACAAGACTATCGCACGCAAGAAACTGACACAGGAAGAAATCCGCCGGGAAG
The DNA window shown above is from Bacteroides faecium and carries:
- a CDS encoding co-chaperone GroES, whose translation is MNIKPLADRVLILPAPAEEKTIGGIIIPDTAKEKPLKGEVVAVGHGTKDEEMVLKVGDTVLYGKYAGTELDVEGTKYLIMRQSDVLAVLG
- a CDS encoding tyrosine-type recombinase/integrase, which encodes MLKVLTFMKQVANGLQVEGNFGTAHVYRSSLNAIIAYRGKSDFVFSEVTSEWLKGFEVHLRCRGCSWNTVSTYMRTFRAVYNRAVNLRKAPYIPYLFRSVYTGTRADHKRALTDDDMKKVFVNLSRKAGVSLPVRQAQELFILMFLLRGMPFVDLAYLRKIDLRDNVITYRRRKTGRSLSVTLTSEAMILIKKYMNRDSSSPYLFSFLKSREGTKEAYREYQLALRSFNQRLMLLGELLGLGDKLSSYTARHTWATTAYYCEIHPGVISEAMGHSSITVTETYLKPFQDKKIDEANKQVLDFVKRAVGGVNA
- a CDS encoding L,D-transpeptidase → MHCTNNMNKIASGIFIASCIFCSCNSRTGEISSAEIQPSDSLMQDTITETAAKPVVEKLTGEQIHITKDLLYDKYTLDDTYPYKDTTRQFQWDKIKERLALLENIQLQPTTWAILQNYKNRNGEAPLVRNFKRNAYGRVADTLGVERYQSVPLYLLTDTLVPERYGQDGELTRFIEDGEKFVKAEPIFTGDEWMIPKKYVKVIGDTIVFNNAVFVDRHNQNITSLERSGKGEWIVRSMNPSTTGRHLPPYAQETPLGMFVLQEKKVKMVFLKDGSKETGGYAPYASRFTDGAYIHGVPVNAPRKTLIEYSPSLGTTPRSHMCVRNATSHAKFIYDWAPVNETVVFVLE
- a CDS encoding PL29 family lyase N-terminal domain-containing protein, whose translation is MKRKFVKVMFFGALALSTVTYVGCKDYDDDIDNLQTQIDANKASIVDLQKFVNEGKWVKSVEDVAGGFKITFDDGKFYSIINGTNGTNGTNGKDGKNGTVVTIGANNNWFFDGIDSGKSAVGLKGEDGKDGVNGKDGVNGKSPRISSTTGCWEVYNTETGKWDSTGIVANATIYITEVTGNPLIWKLYVRELKSDGTYAESSVTLPKAGSIVSMDAVSVDANAKLTLGSTITLYCGKNKY
- the groL gene encoding chaperonin GroEL (60 kDa chaperone family; promotes refolding of misfolded polypeptides especially under stressful conditions; forms two stacked rings of heptamers to form a barrel-shaped 14mer; ends can be capped by GroES; misfolded proteins enter the barrel where they are refolded when GroES binds), whose product is MAKEILFNIDARDQLKKGVDALANAVKVTLGPKGRNVIIEKKFGAPHITKDGVTVAKEIELADAYQNTGAQLVKEVASKTGDDAGDGTTTATVLAQAIVAEGLKNVTAGASPMDIKRGIDKAVVKVVESIKNQAETVGDNYDKIEQVATVSANNDPVIGKLIADAMRKVSKDGVITIEEAKGTDTTIGVVEGMQFDRGYLSAYFVTNTEKMECEMEKPYILIYDKKISNLKDFLPILEPAVQTGRPLLVIAEDVDSEALTTLVVNRLRSQLKICAVKAPGFGDRRKEMLEDIAILTGGVVISEEKGLKLEQATIEMLGTADKVTVSKDNTTIVNGAGNKDSIKERCEQIKAQIVATKSDYDREKLQERLAKLSGGVAVLYVGAASEVEMKEKKDRVDDALRATRAAIEEGIIPGGGVAYIRAIDSLEGMKGDNADETTGIGIIKRAIEEPLREIVANAGKEGAVVVQKVREGKGDFGYNARTDVYENLHAAGVVDPAKVARVALENAASIAGMFLTTECVIVEKKEDKPEMPMGAPGMGGMGGMM
- a CDS encoding NUDIX hydrolase, which gives rise to MEEKNKAWKTVSSKYLFRRPWLTVRCEDMLLPNGNHIPEYYILEYPDWVNTIAITKEGKFVFVRQYRPGIQRTCYELCAGVCETEDASPLVSAQRELWEETGYGKGNWQEYMVVSANPSTHTNLTHCFLATDVELIDHQHLEDTEDLSVHLLTLEEVRSLLENNEIMQSLNAAPLWKYMAGL
- a CDS encoding AAA family ATPase, whose protein sequence is MDKIVELSVENFKAVKKADITLNGITVVSGINGCGKSSLSQLLYYSFYYANHFDEIVDSILNDELLRYVEVLRQIEREVNGLTFVDSIILRHVSVIDKKKYLQYVENLFASFLSYRDNAYDKNDENIMNSFRRIVRIIKNMFDDSLDDLDKLLRLFYKDVEELFDCALRDKEKRRYFLLYYYLDFYLKGVYPQKWTIREYGVSFVGENTQSVPLLHYIRKVAYIDTPMIAGSQLIGGKDYWEKLATLLNDNSQIGKKVPLYKNITQIMEGESLVEEDDVRNSKLSYKRSDGKIFDLKDCATGVKSFSILQLLLKNGFLQKDTLLIIDEPEAHLHPQWIVEYARMIVLLHKEIGVKFFIASHSTDMISAIRYIAAKEEVQDSLNFYLAEDSEETPYEYTYRALGLDIDPIFKSFNKSFEKIDEYGVFE